In a single window of the Thamnophis elegans isolate rThaEle1 chromosome 8, rThaEle1.pri, whole genome shotgun sequence genome:
- the LRRC24 gene encoding leucine-rich repeat-containing protein 24 has product MAPVKAPLLCLLLLGLLVFQAHVCPTPCRCYSLTVECGSLGLKDIPGSISPTTQTVFLQDNSITQIRQQDLASLLDLRYLYMQNNTISALEPGAFHHQNRLLELALNGNRIHLINSSIFKGLEHLRVLYLSGNQITRLPDFTFCELERLQELHLQENSIECLEDQALTGLTSLALLDLSKNNLRTISRVALRPLISLQVLRLTDNPWRCDCALHWLSSWIREEGQRLLSPQDKKIECSEPPRLAYQSLADVSGNSLICIPPVVQVQPLEVTARLGDDLRVSCQASGYPQPLVTWRKLAHWRAGGSRGSRTHLPSGSFELRERSIGERFEQSDTGSGMLFLNNVTVSHGGKYECEASNPGGMARVVFHLMVNLSHQQQQSQGYPASVDISQEPLYDMESMDFHALGMATQTAIAVAISLLALVALLLVIMIYRKHRKRKKAKKEENILYVNDYSDGPTTFAQLEEYRDERGHEMFVIDRNKPLFATYKDPEGLAGGVFPEQLQDQATQTLEGEEEAPQEGSELFANQGLMLQPQVAYEIHC; this is encoded by the exons ATGGCCCCAGTGAAGGCCCCGCTTCTCTGCCTGCTGCTGCTCGGGCTCCTGGTCTTCCAGGCGCACGTCTGTCCCACGCCTTGCCGCTGCTACAGCCTGACGGTGGAGTGTGGCTCTTTGGGGCTGAAGGACATTCCAGGGAGCATCTCCCCCACCACCCAG ACCGTTTTCCTGCAGGACAACAGCATCACCCAGATCCGCCAGCAAGACTTGGCCTCCCTTCTGGACCTCCGGTACCTCTACATGCAGAACAACACCATCTCCGCCCTGGAGCCCGGCGCCTTCCACCACCAGAACCGGCTGCTGGAGCTGGCCCTGAATGGAAACCGGATCCACCTGATCAACAGCAGCATCTTCAAAGGCCTGGAACACCTGCGGGTCCTTTATCTCTCCGGCAACCAGATCACCCGGCTCCCGGATTTCACCTTTTGTGAACTGGAG AGGCTCCAGGAACTTCACCTGCAGGAGAACAGCATTGAGTGTCTGGAGGACCAAGCGCTCACCGGACTGACCTCGCTAGCTCTGCTGGACCTCAGCAAGAACAACCTGCGCACCATCAGCCGGGTGGCCCTGAGACCCCTCATCAGCCTGCAAGTGCTGAGGCTGACAG acaatcCATGGCGATGCGACTGCGCTCTGCACTGGCTCAGCAGCTGGATCCGAGAGGAAGGCCAGAGGCTCCTGAGCCCCCAGGACAAGAAGATCGAGTGTTCGGAGCCGCCCCGCCTGGCCTACCAAAGCCTCGCCGACGTCTCTGGCAACAGCTTGATCTGCATCCCGCCGGTCGTGCAAGTGCAGCCCCTCGAAGTCACGGCACGGCTGGGCGACGACCTGCGCGTCTCCTGCCAGGCCTCGGGCTACCCACAGCCGCTGGTGACCTGGCGCAAACTGGCCCACTGGCGGGCCGGGGGCTCCAGGGGAAGCCGGACCCACCTGCCCAGCGGAAGCTTTGAGCTGAGGGAGCGCAGCATCGGGGAACGCTTTGAGCAGTCGGACACCGGCAGCGGAATGCTGTTCCTCAACAACGTGACGGTGTCCCATGGCGGGAAATACGAGTGCGAGGCCTCCAATCCCGGCGGGATGGCCCGGGTGGTCTTCCACCTCATGGTGAACCTCTCGCACCAGCAACAACAGTCACAGGGCTACCCGGCTTCGGTGGACATCAGCCAGGAACCTCTTTACGACATGGAGAGCATGGACTTCCACGCCCTGGGCATGGCCACGCAGACGGCCATCGCCGTGGCCATCTCCCTGCTGGCCCTGGTGGCCCTCCTGTTGGTCATCATGATCTACCGCAAGCACCGGAAGCGGAAAAAGGCCAAGAAGGAGGAGAACATCCTGTACGTCAACGACTACTCGGACGGGCCCACCACCTTCGCCCAGCTGGAGGAGTACCGAGACGAGAGGGGCCACGAAATGTTCGTCATCGACCGCAACAAGCCCCTCTTCGCCACCTACAAGGACCCCGAAGGCCTGGCAGGCGGGGTCTTCCCGGAGCAGCTGCAAGACCAGGCGACTCAGACtctggaaggagaagaggaggcccCCCAAGAAGGCAGCGAGCTCTTTGCAAACCAGGGGCTGATGCTCCAGCCTCAGGTAGCGTACGAAATTCACTGCTGA